TGGCGCGACGCGTGACTTGCGGAAATCGATttatttttgtaattctttTTAAAAAATCCTGTAGAAAAAAAAATCTGTTTCTATGGTAATTGTAATCTACTCCCTCCGCCTATGAAGAGTGCCATTCTAATTTTTTTAAAACAGATTAGTGGTGGCGTGAAAAGATTTTCATACCCTCATTTATTTACCATGTGCGGTTAGTTTTGGAATGCAAATTAAATCTGACCGCTTAATTAGGCAGGTAGGTGAGAACCAATCTCTAAAATTGCACTCTTTGTGATATTTTCTTTCACATATAGAATTGCACTCTTAATGAGGACAATGGAAGTATGCTGCATTCTGTCCCAAGTTCCAACTTATCATCCTGCATCATGGTACATAACTTTGCAGTTCCTGAAGGGTATCTCTATCTCTAGTGGAATATTTAGGGAGGGTGACCACTCGATATATATTTAGTATCACTATGACTCGGTCTCGTGTAGCTCGTAATATCTTGACCGGGTACTAGCAGCCGTCATTATCTCGTCGTGATCTACCTTGTTTCTCGCCGAGTAGAGAGgccagccggccggccggcacggcgacggcgtgcaggCGCGGGAGGTGTAAAATAACATGCATCATCCGAAAGGTACTTCGCTGGAGTACATGCTTGTTtgcatcaacgtaacaaccgtCCTTCCATGGGGAATTAAACCTCTTGTGTGCTGGAAGAAGGCGTCATGGATGACCGCTGGGGAATGGAGAAGCCCCCTTGAAGGTAGAGCGGCCGTGGCTCTGGCATCAACGCAGTCCCCGGAGCACGCTGTAAAACCTAGCAGAATTGTACTTTTATGAGAATACATTTCGAGGTAAAAAGCAGCTGTGTCATTTTTGAAATATCCAAAACTCGGGGCGTCACCTGAAAAATAGTATGCAGCCGAAGTTTGGCACGTGTGAGTTTAAACTGCAATCTCAAGCGTCACCTGCTTGTCTGCGGCCAGGTGAGGCACTGCTCCCATGGTCCGTGGAGGTGACGACGGTTTGCCTGACAGGCCGGACACCGGGCAAGCGCACGAAGCGTTTGGGCGGTAATTGGGCCCAGCTGAACTCGGCGGATGCAACCTCGTCGTAGCCCAGGACGGAGCTGGGCTGTTCAAGCGGCAGGCTGCGGCAGCCCGTACAGCATCTGCGGATTCGGCCCAGCGGACAACTCGGGGCCGTGAGATCCTGTCTATCCTACCAACCCGCCGCCGACCCCGTCGTCCGCCGCACGAGCTCAGAaaccggcccggcccggcccgctTCACGAGCAGCGTTGCTGGACCGAGACCTTTTCACCGGCCTGTGTCCGCGCCCTCTCGTCTGGGTCCACCACCACGCCCACTGCCGAAAATGGTAAAAGTCAACACCAGCAAAGTTTCACCGTCAGTGTCCTCCCCGCAGTCCCCACGCGACGACTCCTCCCACCCCAGCCAGGCCGGGGCGGGGCCCACGCGGTAAAAAGGAGGCCGCGGTAACAAAAACCAACCACCCCCTCCGTCCTCCTCTCCCCCACCCCTCTGCGGTTCTGCCCTCCGCCTGCCTTCTTGACCCGAGCCGAGAGGGAAGCCGCGGGCTCGAGCGAACGCGGACGGGGCAGCAGCAGCTCACGCGCGGCACGCCACCTCTCGCCTCACCGCCGGCCCcctatatatacacacacaccgCCACCGCGTCCCCCCTCCCCcgtctccgcctccgcctccgatCCCGCCCCGCTTCCCTCGTCCCGAacgcctccgccgcgccaaTGCGccacgcctcgccgccgccgccggagctccCCGCCGCCGGGGCCGAGATCCAGGCGGCGCTGATCCCCGCCGCCTCCACCCCGTCCGCCGCCggtagaggaggaggaggcgggggcgggggcgggggctcCTTCACGGCGCTGCTGGGGCTCCCCACCTCCCAGGCCATGGAGCTGCTCCTCCCCCGCTCCGCAGCGGCGACGCCGCCCGCCCCAGCgcccgctcccgctcccgcgCCCACCTTCCCATCCGACCCGCACCTCGTGGACCGCGCCGCGCGCCTCTCAGCGTTCGCGTCCCCGTCCTCCCCGGGCCCgaccccgcccccggcccctcccgcagccgccgccgctaaCGCCGGCAAGCGCAAGGCCGACCCCGCCGACCGCGCCTCCAAGGTAGGATACTAGTACACCACGCGTGCTCCTCTCCGGACCTCTTACTAGCCCTCGCCGGAGCTTACTTTCGATTGCTCTGGTGGCTGCTGCCGCAGGGGAAGGCGGCGAAGAAGGGGAAGACAGCGGAGGAGAAGCCcgcgggcggcgacggcgaggacgaGAAGCCGGCGTACGTGCACGTGCGGGCCAGGCGGGGCCAGGCCACGGATAGCCACAGCCTCGCCGAGCGGGTGAGTACTCCCcttcgccgccgcggcgccgccggctcGTCGCCGCCGCTAATCGCGTGCCCCCTCGCCGCGTCTGGCCTAAGCCAGCCTCGAGGGATTAGATTCGTGGAGGTTTATGCCAATGATTGGGTGATTAGGACGGGTTGACGTCGCCGCTCGCCCCTTTCCAGGGGGTCGCTTTCGCCGCTAATCACTTGATTATTCGCCCACCCCCGTTCTTCTCCAGTTTCATCGAAAAGTTAATCACCTTTTCTCCTTTTTAAATCAAATAAAAATCTCATCCAGGCGAGACGCGAGAAGATCAATGCGAGGATGGAGCTGCTCAAGGAGCTGGTCCCCGGCTGCAGCAAGGTCCGTGCCCTCCCTGCATTTTCTCCCCATTTACTCCCTTCCCGttcatttttatttatttatttatttatttcttTACCTTTCCATTTCGCACCCCCAATTTCAGCACAGAGATGGAAGCCTAAACCGTGTCGCATAGTGTCGTGTAAATTTCGGTTCTCCTACGCGCCAAGTACACTCGTtctcctgctttcggtggtctTTTTACTGCTTTTGAGAGGCCACCTCCAAATGGTCCTCCCCCCATTTCGCTCGGCGCCCTGCGTCTGCACTACCTGTGCAAGGGCACTGCGATCCAAAACGCTAGACCCCTCGTCGGCGCGGTCCGTCTTCTTGCCTCAGTCCGTGCAAAAGCCTTGCGGGGGTAGCTTCAATGCGATGAGTTCCAAAACGTGGCGGTGCCGGATTATTCTGGCACCGTGCGGGCGACACGTCCATATGGGTGTGTTGCACGCCGGGGTTGGGGGTGGGACGTGGGAGGGAATGGCTCGGCTTCCGTGTGGATGATAAAGGGGAGAGGCACCTTGATCTGGCGTACCTAACCGGGCCTTGGCACTGGTTGTCTGGGCAGAATGTGGCAGCCGCTTTAAAAAGGCGCCGGGGGCGGCTAGCTTAATTGAGGGGAGGTCGCCGTGACAACACCATGAGGCCCTCCATCCTCcaatccttatggaatgttGCTATCCTTTTCGCGCTGGCAGTAATGTGATTGATTACAGGTCGGCATCTTTGGTTGTGGGGATCTGGAGGCAAGGCTGCGTGTGACTGAGTGAGGAGGTGCCTGGATGGATAGGCTGCCATTGGGGAGGGATGGGGGAGGGATGCTTGGATGGTTTTCGTTGGTGTGTGCAGTTTATGGTGAGTGGTTGGTGTTTGCAATTGCTTCTGGGGTGGTTTGACCATTAGTTTCATCCCCAGGACAGCAGCTTTTGCCAGCACTCTGGAGATGCCATCAATATGGGAGATTGGTGGCCAATTCCCTGTGAAGTTTCGTGTTGCCTTCAACAAACGTGCATGGCTGGCCAATGTGGACTGGTAGCTTTGGGGGTACAACATAGTGTAGGCCCCAAACTTCTTCCAACTACTGTTTGCTCTCTAAACGCGGAAAAAACGCCTCATTTAGCTGGACCGGAACGGAGAACGCAAGATCCAATAGTAACCATTGTTATGAACTCATGAACAATAATTCTAGAGGCAAGCTTGTCACTGCTTATTCATGCATGAAGTGGTCTTCTCAATGAAGCTATTAGCCATACTACCTTATTACTCAAATGTCATTTGAAAGTGTTTCAATTTTCCAAAAGTTAAAGCAAACTTTCGGCGGTTTGCCATTTGGTTTTGCTTTCTTTTTAATCACATAATATTCATTGGAAGAACTGGGGAAAGGGATACCTTGATTAACATTGTTGTTTGTTTTTTGGGCCCTGTCAGGTATCAGGAACAGCACTGGTGCTGGATGAGATCATTAATCATGTTCAGTCTCTCCAAAGGCAAGTTGAGGTAACTGTTGATATCCTTGTATAACCTGTAAATCTGAAACACCCAATTCTGTTTTAGCCAACATAACAGGCAGTTTCTTTCTCCTAATCTCATTACTGTTTGGTGATTGTGGTTGGTCCAGTACTTGTCAATGAGGCTCGCAGCTGTAAACCCAAGGGTCGACTTTGGTGGGCTAGACAGCTTTCTGACCACAGAGGTACTTATGCCGCCATCCCTTTTTTATCAGCTTTCCACAAGTTGGGCCTGCATAGATTTACAGAAACATTTCTTTTGCAAGCAAAGGTTTTTTCCTGGAGTACTGGATGGGCGGACCTGACTAGTGAAAAACTATATTAGCTcgcttttgaaaattttcctATCTGGATGTTTGGCTTATGCGGAATTGCTTTCTTGCATTTAGCTGCTTATTTTTCCCTATTTCATACTGTCACAATCAATACTAGGATACCTCATGCATACTATGATACTCTTAAAACATTGCTGTTCTTTCTAGTTCTAGCCTAATGGGGAAGGACTATTTTTACAACAAGCC
The genomic region above belongs to Panicum hallii strain FIL2 chromosome 4, PHallii_v3.1, whole genome shotgun sequence and contains:
- the LOC112889169 gene encoding transcription factor bHLH60-like translates to MVRGGDDGLPDRPDTGQAHEAFGRPHATTPPTPARPGRGPRGKKEAAVTKTNHPLRPPLPHPSAVLPSACLLDPSREGSRGLERTRTGQQQLTRGTPPLASPPAPYIYTHTATASPLPRLRLRLRSRPASLVPNASAAPMRHASPPPPELPAAGAEIQAALIPAASTPSAAGRGGGGGGGGGGSFTALLGLPTSQAMELLLPRSAAATPPAPAPAPAPAPTFPSDPHLVDRAARLSAFASPSSPGPTPPPAPPAAAAANAGKRKADPADRASKGKAAKKGKTAEEKPAGGDGEDEKPAYVHVRARRGQATDSHSLAERARREKINARMELLKELVPGCSKVSGTALVLDEIINHVQSLQRQVEYLSMRLAAVNPRVDFGGLDSFLTTECGRIAGLNCKNGIDLEQVTWPEMGVHGARHLMQLQQQFWHGDLAHQHQAVSQWEKRGDGNPPVFSSSSPSLFGYDLTSSGAQQPPASKLKTEL